In a genomic window of Aquila chrysaetos chrysaetos chromosome Z, bAquChr1.4, whole genome shotgun sequence:
- the LRRC19 gene encoding leucine-rich repeat-containing protein 19 isoform X2 codes for MLPLRSNRKVICEESGKNLSNIPTNLFRNITKITFKNNKITLKDSDKEILQSFINLTELYLNENMITVLYNNSFCNLTKLIILDISNNHISTVHKAAFAGLNQLSVLNLSYNMITQLGSDVFTSLKSLTVLSLQCNFLKSFHIKSSFKLIKIVLAGNPWTCSCDLLDLQIWLTASNVTMENENNTTCTFPNNKEKFSIKTAAIQSADCNIEKASLENTVTSTSAIKLKSIALLTALTPNNITGNNGTHAELPLLGKSWTFLAGVLGFVLSTTLLIFTAIKCPTWYRYLISYSHRRLEENDSEMFEQEFSADMNSFPTVSGTNNEDPIVIFEKIHAFVPGEDGFIEDKYIDSYVTEGS; via the exons ATGCTGCCTCTAAGAAGCAACAGAAAG GTCATTTGTGAGGAGTCTGGAAAGAACCTCTCTAATATCCCCACTAACCTCTTCCGAAACATTACTAAAATAAccttcaaaaataataaaatcactttgaaaGATAGTGACAAAGAAATTCTTCAAAGTTTTATTAACCTCACTGAACTTTATCTGAATGAAAACATGATTACTGTACTGTATAACAACAGCTTCTGCAATCTGACAAAACTCATAATTCTGGATATCAGCAACAATCATATTAGCACAGTTCATAAAGCAGCATTTGCAGGATTAAATCAACTGTCAGTGTTGAATCTATCCTATAACATGATTACTCAACTAGGTTCAGATGTATTCACTTCTCTAAAAAGTCTGACAGTTTTAAGTCTACAGTGTaactttctgaaatcttttcatATAAAATCATCTTTTAAGTTGATTAAAATTGTTTTAGCTGGAAACCCATGGACCTGCTCCTGTGACCTCCTTGATTTACAGATATGGCTAACTGCCTCCAATGTGACAATGG aaaatgaaaacaacactACATGTACATTCCCaaacaacaaggaaaaattCTCCATCAAGACAGCAGCTATCCAATCAGCTGACTGCAATATTGAAAAAGCTTCTTTAGAAAACACTGTAACTTCCACTTCTGCCATTAAGCTTAAAAGTATTGCCTTACTAACAGCTCTGACTCCAAACAACATCACTGGAAACAATGGAACCCATGCAG AGTTACCACTTCTTGGCAAAAGTTGGACCTTCCTAGCGGGTGTCCTAGGGTTTGTCCTAAGCACTACACTCCTGATTTTTACTGCTATAAAATGCCCGACATGGTATCGCTATTTGATCAGCTACAGTCACCGTCGTCTGGAAGAAAATGACTCAGAGATGTTTGAACAGGAGTTCTCAGCTGACATGAATTCTTTTCCTACAGTATCGGGTACAAACAACGAAGACCCCATAGTAATATTTGAGAAAATTCATGCCTTTGTGCCTGGGGAAGATGGATTTATTGAGGATAAATACATAGATTCTTATGTAACTGAGGGGAGTTAA
- the LRRC19 gene encoding leucine-rich repeat-containing protein 19 isoform X1, translating into MLPLRSNRKALNMKLSWLVIWAGTLFLNPVTADCNITSQTVICEESGKNLSNIPTNLFRNITKITFKNNKITLKDSDKEILQSFINLTELYLNENMITVLYNNSFCNLTKLIILDISNNHISTVHKAAFAGLNQLSVLNLSYNMITQLGSDVFTSLKSLTVLSLQCNFLKSFHIKSSFKLIKIVLAGNPWTCSCDLLDLQIWLTASNVTMENENNTTCTFPNNKEKFSIKTAAIQSADCNIEKASLENTVTSTSAIKLKSIALLTALTPNNITGNNGTHAELPLLGKSWTFLAGVLGFVLSTTLLIFTAIKCPTWYRYLISYSHRRLEENDSEMFEQEFSADMNSFPTVSGTNNEDPIVIFEKIHAFVPGEDGFIEDKYIDSYVTEGS; encoded by the exons ATGCTGCCTCTAAGAAGCAACAGAAAG GCTCTAAACATGAAACTCTCTTGGCTTGTGATCTGGGCTGGAACACTGTTTTTGAATCCAGTCACTGCTGACTGCAACATTACTTCCCAAACT GTCATTTGTGAGGAGTCTGGAAAGAACCTCTCTAATATCCCCACTAACCTCTTCCGAAACATTACTAAAATAAccttcaaaaataataaaatcactttgaaaGATAGTGACAAAGAAATTCTTCAAAGTTTTATTAACCTCACTGAACTTTATCTGAATGAAAACATGATTACTGTACTGTATAACAACAGCTTCTGCAATCTGACAAAACTCATAATTCTGGATATCAGCAACAATCATATTAGCACAGTTCATAAAGCAGCATTTGCAGGATTAAATCAACTGTCAGTGTTGAATCTATCCTATAACATGATTACTCAACTAGGTTCAGATGTATTCACTTCTCTAAAAAGTCTGACAGTTTTAAGTCTACAGTGTaactttctgaaatcttttcatATAAAATCATCTTTTAAGTTGATTAAAATTGTTTTAGCTGGAAACCCATGGACCTGCTCCTGTGACCTCCTTGATTTACAGATATGGCTAACTGCCTCCAATGTGACAATGG aaaatgaaaacaacactACATGTACATTCCCaaacaacaaggaaaaattCTCCATCAAGACAGCAGCTATCCAATCAGCTGACTGCAATATTGAAAAAGCTTCTTTAGAAAACACTGTAACTTCCACTTCTGCCATTAAGCTTAAAAGTATTGCCTTACTAACAGCTCTGACTCCAAACAACATCACTGGAAACAATGGAACCCATGCAG AGTTACCACTTCTTGGCAAAAGTTGGACCTTCCTAGCGGGTGTCCTAGGGTTTGTCCTAAGCACTACACTCCTGATTTTTACTGCTATAAAATGCCCGACATGGTATCGCTATTTGATCAGCTACAGTCACCGTCGTCTGGAAGAAAATGACTCAGAGATGTTTGAACAGGAGTTCTCAGCTGACATGAATTCTTTTCCTACAGTATCGGGTACAAACAACGAAGACCCCATAGTAATATTTGAGAAAATTCATGCCTTTGTGCCTGGGGAAGATGGATTTATTGAGGATAAATACATAGATTCTTATGTAACTGAGGGGAGTTAA